The Tenebrio molitor chromosome 3, icTenMoli1.1, whole genome shotgun sequence genome contains a region encoding:
- the LOC138125514 gene encoding uncharacterized protein, protein MPKQKISLREKILQWTSKKDLYEIKSTREMFCKACGKLFICEKKCHLQQHEQTAIHKENIMTPLRQTLLTQNLEESANSTFNMELCNVFLAANIPWHKLQNPAFQNFLTKYCGRKIPDESTLRKNYLPKCYKDTIDRIRNELDPFNIWVSVDETTDALGRYVANCLVGKLSEDEPGKSYLLASKQLERTNHETIARFVNQSLEILWSTRVVAEKFLLFVTDGAPYMIKSGRHLKVFYPKIVHVTCLAHALNLVAEKIRYQYEDVDNLISNVKKIFVKAPLRVEMYKEKLKEMPLPPQPILTRWGTWLQAAMFYSEHFDSIKEVVMSFDGSSAVAIQKAQSIMKKPGIKNQLIYVRSNFKIICESITQLEKNGLPLTDSIKIVENVFTSLKKSPGPVAAVALKKLEDVTEKNPGYKFLLELARIFRGEDVPEHDTKMEEIYYKFAPITSCEVERSFSKYKSILVDNRQCFKVENLEQYLVCNVNT, encoded by the exons atgccgaaacaaaaaattagtttacgcgaaaaaatattacagtggacaagcaagaaagatttatatgaaataaaatcaacccgagaaatgttttgtaaagcttgtggtaaactg tttatatgcgaaaaaaaatgtcacttgcaacagcatgagcaaacggccatccataaagagaacattatgacaccgcttcggcaaacgttgctgacacagaacttggaggaatcggcaaatagtacattcaatatggaactttgtaacgtctttttagctgccaatataccatggcacaaactacaaaatcctgcgtttcagaattttctgacaaaatattgtggtagaaaaattccggatgagtctactttacggaaaaattatttaccaaaatgctacaaagat actattgaccgcattcggaatgagctggatccttttaacatatgggtttcagttgacgaaacaacagatgcacttgggcgatatgtggcgaattgtctggttgggaaactttcagaagatgaacctggaaaatcttatcttttggcgtctaaacaattagaaagaacaaatcatgagacaatagctagattcgtaaatcaatctttag aaatcttgtggagtaccagagttgttgctgaaaagtttcttttgtttgtaacggatggagcaccatatatgataaaatctggtagacaccttaaggtgttttatccaaaaattgtgcatgtcacatgcttagcgcatgctttaaatctagtggctgaaaaaattcgctatcaatatgaagatgtggataatttaatttcgaacgtgaaaaaaattttcgttaaggcacctttgagagttgaaatgtacaaagaaaaactaaaagaaatgccactgcctccacagccaattttaacacgatggggaacatggcttcaggctgctatgttttacagcgaacactttgattccattaaagaa gttgtcatgtcctttgatggaagttctgctgttgctattcaaaaagcacagtctataatgaagaaacccggaataaaaaaccaattaatttatgttcgcagtaattttaaaataatctgcgaaagtattactcaattggaaaaaaatgggttacctttaaccgattcaatcaaaattgttgaaaacgtatttacctccctaaaaaaatctccaggccctgtagcagcagtagcattaaaaaaacttgaagatgttactgaaaaaaatcctggatacaaatttcttctagaattggcaagaatttttagaggtgaagatgtgccggaacatgacaccaaaatggaagaaatttattacaaatttgcgcccattacctcttgcgaggtagaaagaagtttttcaaaatataagtccattttggtggataaccgacaatgttttaaagtagaaaatttagagcaatatcttgtatgcaatgtaaatacgtaa